In Xiphophorus couchianus chromosome 24, X_couchianus-1.0, whole genome shotgun sequence, a single genomic region encodes these proteins:
- the camta2 gene encoding calmodulin-binding transcription activator 2 isoform X4, translating into MSNKEMVSTETAENKGQRKVFVPNKLLECLPRSACLPNERLRWNTNEEIASYLISFDRHDEWLCCSLKTRPKNGSIILYNRKKVKYRKDGYCWKKRKDGKTTREDHMKLKVQGLECLYGCYVHSSIVPTFHRRCYWLLQNPDIVLVHYLNVPSPEDSGRCSPLLCTVSDRHDTLRWSRDDLLGQLKPMFHSIKCSMGSGEFSIEELVQHILDRQRTKPQPRTHACLCSTNQVSPGVNIPHRCNSTKHRIISPKLPSSSSGPAASPPSSEPGESGRGGGGESKMPQLQPQSPASSSSPSSTSGSSPPRTHKAAVAVRNQGNGFYHDRHSNLAAVALPQNAVIVMATAATLPGGREGGGAAPEEAGSRRSFGSLLLSPPLPPPPGKPPSPSPPSPTAPAPIQTTLSLTLLPSPVIGGLLLTPSSSHQSPPPPAASPPSPQSFPPPPPLPPAFDPDSFLNSPKQGETYGGPPPMCSPSIRTSSPLPHPSLSLSLSPTTSTPASSVSPPSSLSSLSTSPSSSTSPPLSVPPPSLALSLSPTSSVAPPVLPLCLELGALGECDGVKEESRSEEEELEETDDDDEGRAPPTKLVLLQTSHAPSSLSPRQHPDSSSAPLLLACHDGSGEPSRPTNQIPAPPEGQQPLVLPLSNRLPGPEAPPPAESFHQPVELPAAVAMETASLATVQVKEERRRRYDSEDACMDSQEEAEPEELDISFDSQFPDLISDLITEEPGPAAAPPAPAAFPTGVRYVVPPQPSPSSSFLPFPQPLPAAARLAAITDFSPEWSYPEGGVKVLITGPWSEPSGRYSCVFDQSAVPASLIQTGVLRCYCPAHEAGLVCLQVLESGGSVSSSVLFEYRARNASSLPSSQLDWLSLDDNQFRMSILERLEQMERRMAEMAARDGHQHHHHHQQQQQSGNQLATPPPLPDDQQQCSQWFERRIVGVCERMMRGACWGGRGESLHHPAGHRGMTLLHLAAAQGYTHLIHTLIHWRAMSSDSLDLEQEVDPLNVDHFSCTPLMWACALGHQRAAELLYSWNGLALGIPDSLGRLPLAVARSRGHTRLAAALEELHTQRAQAATRDGPPPSPLSTSLDTGLSSSSSLPSPSDPSSPSPSSAYSSGPAPMDTSPSSPSSLSSSSLPVSPPSPSFTQSTVPSEEPNRTVSTGNPGLTASGSRDLMDYNNAPPTDTPPQSAGRRALLEEQLLRYGENAENEGEEEEYLEDEVLQQVDMAMLAKQIIEATPERIKQEDFPLGTESPLRERRDNPAIQDTWLATYLETVDSQSPPRRVCPPSPLSALALQRLRPPSSAAWAEFLNASANGKMERDFALLTLTDGEQRELYEAARIIQNAFRRYKGRRLKEQQDMAAAVIQRCYRKYKQLTWIALKYALYKKMTQAAILIQSKFRSYYEQKRFQQSRRAAVLIQQYYRSYKEYERLKQAPRGGAALNPKSRGSFLTKKQDQAARKIMRFLRRCRHRIKELKQSRELERRGLTT; encoded by the exons CAGAGAATAAAGGCCAGAGGAAGGTGTTTGTTCCCAACAAGCTGCTGGAGTGTCTGCCCCGCTCGGCCTGCCTGCCTAACGAGCGTCTGAGGTGGAACACTAACGAG GAGATCGCCTCCTACCTGATATCCTTCGACAGACACGACGAGTGGCTCTGCTGCTCCCTGAAGACCAG GCCGAAGAACGGCAGCATCATCCTCTACAACAGGAAGAAGGTGAAGTACAGGAAGGATGGCTACTGCTGGAAGAAAAGGAAGGATGGGAAGACGACAAGAGAGGACCACATGAAGCTGAAGGTCCAGGGCTTGGAG TGCCTCTACGGCTGCTACGTCCATTCCTCCATCGTGCCAACATTCCACAGACGATGCTACTGGCTGCTGCAg AACCCAGACATCGTGCTGGTCCACTACCTGAACGTGCCGTCACCAGAGGATTCTGGGAGATGCAGTCCTTTGCTGTGCACGGTGTCGGACCGCCATGACACCCTGAGGTGGAGCCGGGACGACCTTCTGGGCCAGCTGAAGCCCATGT TCCACAGCATCAAGTGCTCCATGGGTTCTGGGGAATTCAGCATCGAAGAACTGGTGCAGCACATCCTGGACCGGCAGAGAACCAAACCACAGCCCCGTACACACGCCTGCCTCTGCAGCACCAACCAAG TGTCACCAGGAGTGAACATTCCCCACCGCTGCAACAGCACCAAGCATCGGATCATCTCCCCCAAGCTGCCGTCGTCCTCCTCTGGACCCGCCGCCTCCCCGCCGTCCTCAGAACCAGGAGAGtcagggagaggaggaggaggagagagcaAGATGCCTCAGCTGCAGCCTCAGAGCCCCGCGTCTTCCTCCAGCCCTTCATCCAC TTCAGGCTCATCGCCGCCCCGAACGCACAAGGCCGCCGTCGCTGTTCGTAACCAAGGCAACGGTTTCTACCACGACCGCCACAGCAACTTGGCCGCCGTGGCGCTGCCTCAGAACGCAGTCATTGTCATGGCGACAGCCGCTACCCTACCAGGGGGGAGGGAGGGCGGGGGCGCTGCGCCAGAGGAGGCGGGGTCGAGGAGGAGCTTCGGGTCGCTGCTGCTCTCCCCACCCCTTCCTCCCCCTCCTGGTAAACCCCCCTCTCCCTCCCCGCCCTCCCCCACTGCCCCCGCCCCCATCCAGACCACCCTCTCCCTCACCCTCCTGCCCTCCCCAGTCATCGGGGGGCTCCTCCtcaccccctcctcctcccaccAGTCTCCTCCCCCCCCTGCCGCCTCCCCTCCATCTCCCCAATCCTTCCCGCCTCCCCCACCCCTCCCCCCGGCCTTTGACCCTGACTCCTTCCTGAACTCCCCCAAACAGGGTGAGACCTATGGGGGCCCCCCCCCCATGTGCTCCCCCTCCATCCGGACTTCCTCCCCCCTCCCTCACCcgtccctctctctctccctgtccCCCACCACCTCCACCCCGGCCTCCTCGGTCtcccccccctcctccctctcctccttgtccacctccccctcctcctccacctccccccCGTTGTCAGTCCCCCCCCCTTCGCTcgccctctccctctctcccacCTCCTCCGTGGCGCCGCCCGTCCTGCCGCTCTGCCTGGAGCTGGGCGCGCTGGGGGAGTGTGACGGAGTGAAGGAGGAGTCCCgctctgaggaagaggagctggaagagactgatgatgatgatgaaggcaGAGCCCCGCCCACCAAGCTGGTCCTGCTTCAG ACAAGCCACGCCCCCTCCAGCCTGTCTCCTAGGCAACACCCAGACAGCAGCTCCGCCCCCCTCCTGCTGGCCTGCCATGACGGGTCAGGTGAACCGTCCCGGCCCACCAATCAGATTCCGGCACCGCCTGAAGGGCAGCAGCCATTGGTCCTGCCGTTGTCCAATCGGCTGCCCGGAcctgaagctccgccccctGCTGAGAGTTTCCATCAGCCCGTGGAGCTGCCGGcagctgttgccatggagacggcCTCCCTAGCAACGGTCCAGGtgaaggaggagaggaggcggcgcTACGACTCCGAGGACGCCTGCATGGACAGCCAGGAGGAGGCGGAGCCTGAGGAGCTGGACATCTCCTTCGACAGCCAGTTCCCCGACCTGATCTCTGACCTCATCACCGAGGAGCCGGGCCCCGCCGCGGCCCCCCCGGCTCCGGCCGCGTTCCCCACCGGCGTCCGCTACGTGGTTCCGCCGCAGCCGTCGccgtcctcctccttcctgccGTTCCCCCAGCCGCTGCCTGCCGCCGCCCGCCTGGCCGCCATCACAGACTTCTCCCCAGAGTGGTCCTACCCAGAG GGCGGAGTGAAGGTTCTGATCACCGGGCCGTGGAGCGAGCCGTCGGGTCGGTACTCCTGCGTGTTCGATCAGAGCGCCGTCCCCGCTTCCCTCATCCAGACCGGGGTTCTGCGCTGCTACTGCCCAG CCCATGAGGCCGGCCTGGTGTGTCTGCAGGTTCTGGAGTCCGGCGGGTCGGTGTCGTCGTCGGTTCTGTTCGAGTACAGAGCGAGGAACGCCAGCTCTCTGCCCAGTTCCCAGCTGGACTGGCTCTCATTGGACG ACAACCAGTTCCGGATGTCCATCCTGGAGCGGCTGGAGCAGATGGAGCGCCGGATGGCGGAGATGGCGGCTCGGGACGgccatcaacatcatcatcatcatcagcagcagcagcagagtgggAACcagctggccacgccccctccTCTACCTGACGACCAGCAGCAG tgttcccagtggTTTGAGAGGAGGATCGTTGGTGTGTGTGAGCGGATGATGAGAGGAGCGTGttggggaggaagaggagagagtcTTCATCACCCAGCAGGTCACCGTGGCATGACGCTGCTGCACCTGGCGGCTGCCCAGGGCTACACCCACCTGATCCACACCCTGATCCACTGGAG GGCGATGAGCAGCGACAGTCTGGACctggaacaggaagtggaccCCTTGAACGTCGACCACTTCTCCTGCACGCCGCTG ATGTGGGCGTGCGCTCTgggccaccagagggcagcagagctGCTGTACAGCTGGAACGGCCTGGCGCTGGGGATCCCCGACTCGCTGGGCCGCCTGCCGCTCGCCGTGGCGCGCTCCCGTGGCCACACCCGCCTCGCCGCCgcgctggaggagctgcacacGCAGCGCGCTCAGGCGGCCACCAGGGACGGCCCGCCGCCATCCCCTCTGTCCACCAGCCTGGACACAG gtctcagctcctccagcagTCTCCCCTCACCCAGCGACCCGTCCTCGCCGTCCCCCAGCTCCGCCTACTCCAGTGGCCCCGCTCCCATGGACACCTCCCCCTCGTCTCCATCATcgctctcctcttcctcgctgcCCGTCTCTCCTCCGTCTCCGTCCTTCACACAGTCCACCGTTCCCTCGGAGGAACCTAACCGGACCGTCAGCACAGGTAACCCAG GTTTAACCGCCAGCGGCTCCAGAGACCTGATGGACTACAACAACGCCCCGCCCACAGACACGCCCCCTCAGAGCGCCGGGCGGCGGGCGctgctggaggagcagctgctgcGCTACGGCGAGAACGCCGAGAAcgaaggagaggaggaggagtaccTGGAGGACGAGGTGCTGCAG CAGGTGGACATGGCGATGCTGGCGAAGCAGATCATCGAGGCGACGCCGGAGCGAATCAAACAGGAGGATTTCCCCCTGGGGACGGAGTCTCCGCTCAGAGAGAGGCGGGACAACCCGGCCATCCAGGACACCTGGTTGGCCACTTACCTGGAGACGGTGGACAGCCAGTCCCCGCCCAG gcGGGTCTGCCCCCCCTCGCCGCTCAGCGCTCTGGCTCTCCAGAGGCTCCGCCCCCCATCGTCCGCGGCGTGGGCGGAGTTCCTGAACGCATCGGCCAATGGGAAGATGGAGAGAGACTTCGCTCTGCTCACGCTGACGGACGGTGAGCAGAGGGAGCTGTACGAGGCCGCCCGCATCATCCAGAACGCCTTCCGCCGATACAAG ggtcGAAGGTTAAAGGAGCAGCAGGACATGGCGGCCGCCGTCATCCAGAGGTGCTACAGGAAGTACAAACAG CTAACATGGATAGCTCTGAAG TACGCGCTCTACAAGAAGATGACCCAGGCGGCCATCTTGATCCAGTCCAAGTTCCGGTCGTACTACGAGCAGAAGCGGTTCCAGCAGAGCCGGCGGGCCGCCGTGCTGATCCAGCAGTACTACCGCAGCTACAAGGAGTACGAGAGGCTGAAGCAGGCGCCACGAGGGGGCGCCGCACTCAACCCCAAGAGCAG GGGGTCGTTCCTGACCAAGAAGCAGGACCAGGCGGCCAGGAAGATCATGAGGTTCCTGCGGCGCTGCAGACACAG GATCAAAGAGCTGAAGCAGAGCAGGGAGCTGGAGCGGAGAGGACTGACCACATAG
- the camta2 gene encoding calmodulin-binding transcription activator 2 isoform X8 has translation MSNKEMVSTETAENKGQRKVFVPNKLLECLPRSACLPNERLRWNTNEEIASYLISFDRHDEWLCCSLKTRPKNGSIILYNRKKVKYRKDGYCWKKRKDGKTTREDHMKLKVQGLECLYGCYVHSSIVPTFHRRCYWLLQNPDIVLVHYLNVPSPEDSGRCSPLLCTVSDRHDTLRWSRDDLLGQLKPMFHSIKCSMGSGEFSIEELVQHILDRQRTKPQPRTHACLCSTNQVSPGVNIPHRCNSTKHRIISPKLPSSSSGPAASPPSSEPGESGRGGGGESKMPQLQPQSPASSSSPSSTSGSSPPRTHKAAVAVRNQGNGFYHDRHSNLAAVALPQNAVIVMATAATLPGGREGGGAAPEEAGSRRSFGSLLLSPPLPPPPGKPPSPSPPSPTAPAPIQTTLSLTLLPSPVIGGLLLTPSSSHQSPPPPAASPPSPQSFPPPPPLPPAFDPDSFLNSPKQGETYGGPPPMCSPSIRTSSPLPHPSLSLSLSPTTSTPASSVSPPSSLSSLSTSPSSSTSPPLSVPPPSLALSLSPTSSVAPPVLPLCLELGALGECDGVKEESRSEEEELEETDDDDEGRAPPTKLVLLQTSHAPSSLSPRQHPDSSSAPLLLACHDGSGEPSRPTNQIPAPPEGQQPLVLPLSNRLPGPEAPPPAESFHQPVELPAAVAMETASLATVQVKEERRRRYDSEDACMDSQEEAEPEELDISFDSQFPDLISDLITEEPGPAAAPPAPAAFPTGVRYVVPPQPSPSSSFLPFPQPLPAAARLAAITDFSPEWSYPEGGVKVLITGPWSEPSGRYSCVFDQSAVPASLIQTGVLRCYCPDNQFRMSILERLEQMERRMAEMAARDGHQHHHHHQQQQQSGNQLATPPPLPDDQQQCSQWFERRIVGVCERMMRGACWGGRGESLHHPAGHRGMTLLHLAAAQGYTHLIHTLIHWRAMSSDSLDLEQEVDPLNVDHFSCTPLMWACALGHQRAAELLYSWNGLALGIPDSLGRLPLAVARSRGHTRLAAALEELHTQRAQAATRDGPPPSPLSTSLDTGLSSSSSLPSPSDPSSPSPSSAYSSGPAPMDTSPSSPSSLSSSSLPVSPPSPSFTQSTVPSEEPNRTVSTGNPGLTASGSRDLMDYNNAPPTDTPPQSAGRRALLEEQLLRYGENAENEGEEEEYLEDEVLQQVDMAMLAKQIIEATPERIKQEDFPLGTESPLRERRDNPAIQDTWLATYLETVDSQSPPRRVCPPSPLSALALQRLRPPSSAAWAEFLNASANGKMERDFALLTLTDGEQRELYEAARIIQNAFRRYKGRRLKEQQDMAAAVIQRCYRKYKQLTWIALKYALYKKMTQAAILIQSKFRSYYEQKRFQQSRRAAVLIQQYYRSYKEYERLKQAPRGGAALNPKSSRGSFLTKKQDQAARKIMRFLRRCRHRIKELKQSRELERRGLTT, from the exons CAGAGAATAAAGGCCAGAGGAAGGTGTTTGTTCCCAACAAGCTGCTGGAGTGTCTGCCCCGCTCGGCCTGCCTGCCTAACGAGCGTCTGAGGTGGAACACTAACGAG GAGATCGCCTCCTACCTGATATCCTTCGACAGACACGACGAGTGGCTCTGCTGCTCCCTGAAGACCAG GCCGAAGAACGGCAGCATCATCCTCTACAACAGGAAGAAGGTGAAGTACAGGAAGGATGGCTACTGCTGGAAGAAAAGGAAGGATGGGAAGACGACAAGAGAGGACCACATGAAGCTGAAGGTCCAGGGCTTGGAG TGCCTCTACGGCTGCTACGTCCATTCCTCCATCGTGCCAACATTCCACAGACGATGCTACTGGCTGCTGCAg AACCCAGACATCGTGCTGGTCCACTACCTGAACGTGCCGTCACCAGAGGATTCTGGGAGATGCAGTCCTTTGCTGTGCACGGTGTCGGACCGCCATGACACCCTGAGGTGGAGCCGGGACGACCTTCTGGGCCAGCTGAAGCCCATGT TCCACAGCATCAAGTGCTCCATGGGTTCTGGGGAATTCAGCATCGAAGAACTGGTGCAGCACATCCTGGACCGGCAGAGAACCAAACCACAGCCCCGTACACACGCCTGCCTCTGCAGCACCAACCAAG TGTCACCAGGAGTGAACATTCCCCACCGCTGCAACAGCACCAAGCATCGGATCATCTCCCCCAAGCTGCCGTCGTCCTCCTCTGGACCCGCCGCCTCCCCGCCGTCCTCAGAACCAGGAGAGtcagggagaggaggaggaggagagagcaAGATGCCTCAGCTGCAGCCTCAGAGCCCCGCGTCTTCCTCCAGCCCTTCATCCAC TTCAGGCTCATCGCCGCCCCGAACGCACAAGGCCGCCGTCGCTGTTCGTAACCAAGGCAACGGTTTCTACCACGACCGCCACAGCAACTTGGCCGCCGTGGCGCTGCCTCAGAACGCAGTCATTGTCATGGCGACAGCCGCTACCCTACCAGGGGGGAGGGAGGGCGGGGGCGCTGCGCCAGAGGAGGCGGGGTCGAGGAGGAGCTTCGGGTCGCTGCTGCTCTCCCCACCCCTTCCTCCCCCTCCTGGTAAACCCCCCTCTCCCTCCCCGCCCTCCCCCACTGCCCCCGCCCCCATCCAGACCACCCTCTCCCTCACCCTCCTGCCCTCCCCAGTCATCGGGGGGCTCCTCCtcaccccctcctcctcccaccAGTCTCCTCCCCCCCCTGCCGCCTCCCCTCCATCTCCCCAATCCTTCCCGCCTCCCCCACCCCTCCCCCCGGCCTTTGACCCTGACTCCTTCCTGAACTCCCCCAAACAGGGTGAGACCTATGGGGGCCCCCCCCCCATGTGCTCCCCCTCCATCCGGACTTCCTCCCCCCTCCCTCACCcgtccctctctctctccctgtccCCCACCACCTCCACCCCGGCCTCCTCGGTCtcccccccctcctccctctcctccttgtccacctccccctcctcctccacctccccccCGTTGTCAGTCCCCCCCCCTTCGCTcgccctctccctctctcccacCTCCTCCGTGGCGCCGCCCGTCCTGCCGCTCTGCCTGGAGCTGGGCGCGCTGGGGGAGTGTGACGGAGTGAAGGAGGAGTCCCgctctgaggaagaggagctggaagagactgatgatgatgatgaaggcaGAGCCCCGCCCACCAAGCTGGTCCTGCTTCAG ACAAGCCACGCCCCCTCCAGCCTGTCTCCTAGGCAACACCCAGACAGCAGCTCCGCCCCCCTCCTGCTGGCCTGCCATGACGGGTCAGGTGAACCGTCCCGGCCCACCAATCAGATTCCGGCACCGCCTGAAGGGCAGCAGCCATTGGTCCTGCCGTTGTCCAATCGGCTGCCCGGAcctgaagctccgccccctGCTGAGAGTTTCCATCAGCCCGTGGAGCTGCCGGcagctgttgccatggagacggcCTCCCTAGCAACGGTCCAGGtgaaggaggagaggaggcggcgcTACGACTCCGAGGACGCCTGCATGGACAGCCAGGAGGAGGCGGAGCCTGAGGAGCTGGACATCTCCTTCGACAGCCAGTTCCCCGACCTGATCTCTGACCTCATCACCGAGGAGCCGGGCCCCGCCGCGGCCCCCCCGGCTCCGGCCGCGTTCCCCACCGGCGTCCGCTACGTGGTTCCGCCGCAGCCGTCGccgtcctcctccttcctgccGTTCCCCCAGCCGCTGCCTGCCGCCGCCCGCCTGGCCGCCATCACAGACTTCTCCCCAGAGTGGTCCTACCCAGAG GGCGGAGTGAAGGTTCTGATCACCGGGCCGTGGAGCGAGCCGTCGGGTCGGTACTCCTGCGTGTTCGATCAGAGCGCCGTCCCCGCTTCCCTCATCCAGACCGGGGTTCTGCGCTGCTACTGCCCAG ACAACCAGTTCCGGATGTCCATCCTGGAGCGGCTGGAGCAGATGGAGCGCCGGATGGCGGAGATGGCGGCTCGGGACGgccatcaacatcatcatcatcatcagcagcagcagcagagtgggAACcagctggccacgccccctccTCTACCTGACGACCAGCAGCAG tgttcccagtggTTTGAGAGGAGGATCGTTGGTGTGTGTGAGCGGATGATGAGAGGAGCGTGttggggaggaagaggagagagtcTTCATCACCCAGCAGGTCACCGTGGCATGACGCTGCTGCACCTGGCGGCTGCCCAGGGCTACACCCACCTGATCCACACCCTGATCCACTGGAG GGCGATGAGCAGCGACAGTCTGGACctggaacaggaagtggaccCCTTGAACGTCGACCACTTCTCCTGCACGCCGCTG ATGTGGGCGTGCGCTCTgggccaccagagggcagcagagctGCTGTACAGCTGGAACGGCCTGGCGCTGGGGATCCCCGACTCGCTGGGCCGCCTGCCGCTCGCCGTGGCGCGCTCCCGTGGCCACACCCGCCTCGCCGCCgcgctggaggagctgcacacGCAGCGCGCTCAGGCGGCCACCAGGGACGGCCCGCCGCCATCCCCTCTGTCCACCAGCCTGGACACAG gtctcagctcctccagcagTCTCCCCTCACCCAGCGACCCGTCCTCGCCGTCCCCCAGCTCCGCCTACTCCAGTGGCCCCGCTCCCATGGACACCTCCCCCTCGTCTCCATCATcgctctcctcttcctcgctgcCCGTCTCTCCTCCGTCTCCGTCCTTCACACAGTCCACCGTTCCCTCGGAGGAACCTAACCGGACCGTCAGCACAGGTAACCCAG GTTTAACCGCCAGCGGCTCCAGAGACCTGATGGACTACAACAACGCCCCGCCCACAGACACGCCCCCTCAGAGCGCCGGGCGGCGGGCGctgctggaggagcagctgctgcGCTACGGCGAGAACGCCGAGAAcgaaggagaggaggaggagtaccTGGAGGACGAGGTGCTGCAG CAGGTGGACATGGCGATGCTGGCGAAGCAGATCATCGAGGCGACGCCGGAGCGAATCAAACAGGAGGATTTCCCCCTGGGGACGGAGTCTCCGCTCAGAGAGAGGCGGGACAACCCGGCCATCCAGGACACCTGGTTGGCCACTTACCTGGAGACGGTGGACAGCCAGTCCCCGCCCAG gcGGGTCTGCCCCCCCTCGCCGCTCAGCGCTCTGGCTCTCCAGAGGCTCCGCCCCCCATCGTCCGCGGCGTGGGCGGAGTTCCTGAACGCATCGGCCAATGGGAAGATGGAGAGAGACTTCGCTCTGCTCACGCTGACGGACGGTGAGCAGAGGGAGCTGTACGAGGCCGCCCGCATCATCCAGAACGCCTTCCGCCGATACAAG ggtcGAAGGTTAAAGGAGCAGCAGGACATGGCGGCCGCCGTCATCCAGAGGTGCTACAGGAAGTACAAACAG CTAACATGGATAGCTCTGAAG TACGCGCTCTACAAGAAGATGACCCAGGCGGCCATCTTGATCCAGTCCAAGTTCCGGTCGTACTACGAGCAGAAGCGGTTCCAGCAGAGCCGGCGGGCCGCCGTGCTGATCCAGCAGTACTACCGCAGCTACAAGGAGTACGAGAGGCTGAAGCAGGCGCCACGAGGGGGCGCCGCACTCAACCCCAAGAGCAG CAGGGGGTCGTTCCTGACCAAGAAGCAGGACCAGGCGGCCAGGAAGATCATGAGGTTCCTGCGGCGCTGCAGACACAG GATCAAAGAGCTGAAGCAGAGCAGGGAGCTGGAGCGGAGAGGACTGACCACATAG